In a single window of the Planctomycetia bacterium genome:
- a CDS encoding acetyl-CoA C-acyltransferase — MKHAVIVECARTAVGRAHAEKGYFREVRSDDLATAVVKAVVERSGIDPEEVEDVVLGNTQQQGEQGFCVARAVGLMAGLPIHAGGATINRLCGSSLQALNQAAHAIVADAEDVQIVGGLEHMHHIPMDKDINLNPKLFQRTSKGALHMGYTAEFLAQTQGISREEQDAFALRSHLRASAAHAGGLFKPEIVPVWGRDENGDRKLITFDQCVRPDCSLAGLAALQPAFMPGIGTVTAGNSSPLNDGAAAMLIMSDERAKSLGLKPLVRIRATAVVGVDPAVMGTGPVPATQKALKRAGLKLSDIDLIEINEAFASQALACARMLGVDENKLNVRGGAIAIGHPLGASGARIATTLIHTMVDTGATLGLATMCIGVGQGIATVFERVA, encoded by the coding sequence ATGAAACATGCCGTCATCGTTGAGTGCGCCCGGACGGCCGTTGGCCGTGCCCACGCTGAAAAGGGATATTTCCGGGAAGTCCGTTCGGACGACCTCGCCACGGCAGTGGTGAAGGCGGTCGTGGAACGGAGCGGCATCGATCCCGAGGAAGTGGAAGACGTCGTCCTCGGCAATACGCAGCAGCAAGGCGAGCAAGGTTTCTGCGTCGCCCGCGCCGTGGGCCTGATGGCCGGCTTGCCGATTCATGCCGGCGGCGCGACGATCAACCGCCTTTGTGGTTCGAGCCTGCAAGCCTTGAACCAGGCGGCCCACGCCATCGTGGCCGACGCCGAAGACGTGCAAATCGTCGGCGGGCTGGAGCACATGCACCACATCCCGATGGACAAGGATATCAATCTCAATCCCAAGCTCTTCCAGCGGACGTCGAAGGGCGCGCTGCACATGGGCTACACGGCGGAGTTCCTCGCGCAGACGCAAGGGATTTCTCGTGAGGAACAAGACGCCTTCGCCTTAAGAAGTCACCTGCGCGCGTCGGCCGCGCACGCCGGCGGCTTGTTCAAGCCGGAGATCGTGCCGGTCTGGGGGCGTGACGAGAATGGCGATCGCAAGTTGATCACCTTCGATCAATGCGTGCGTCCCGATTGCAGCCTCGCAGGACTGGCCGCGCTCCAACCGGCGTTCATGCCGGGCATTGGTACGGTGACCGCGGGCAACAGCTCGCCGCTGAACGATGGCGCTGCGGCGATGTTGATCATGTCCGACGAACGGGCAAAATCGCTCGGCTTGAAGCCCTTGGTCCGCATTCGCGCCACGGCCGTGGTCGGAGTTGATCCCGCGGTGATGGGCACGGGTCCGGTTCCAGCCACGCAGAAGGCGCTCAAGCGCGCAGGGCTTAAACTGTCCGACATCGACCTGATTGAAATCAATGAAGCCTTCGCCTCGCAAGCCTTGGCCTGCGCACGCATGCTGGGCGTCGACGAAAACAAGCTGAACGTCCGCGGCGGGGCGATTGCCATTGGCCACCCGCTGGGGGCCAGCGGCGCGCGAATCGCCACGACGTTGATTCACACCATGGTCGACACCGGCGCGACGCTCGGCCTGGCGACGATGTGCATCGGCGTTGGCCAGGGAATCGCCACGGTGTTCGAGCGTGTCGCGTAA
- a CDS encoding long-chain fatty acid--CoA ligase, protein MYDYSTRTTLLDLYASRIAESGPQRALYSKRDGAYQAITWDELAADVRRVAAALVQLGVRSGDRVIHLSRNRYEWIVTDLAIQLARGVQVPVHALLTGAQIAYQIVDSEAVLAIVSGPDQATKLAPEQGHLGDRVRFVSYDACEESLGGHPIPRLWDLAAEVNDAEARRIEADAVAKTRPEDLTTILYTSGTTGEPKGVMLSQWNLASNVLSTLAAFPPVEGDLKLNWLPLSHIFARTCDLYFWIAGGTELAIGEGPEQVLANCAEVRPTVLTAVPYFYEKVMRYVTEGGRDPSPEELRKLFGGRMRFCCSGGAALPDHVARFFNEHGIELGQGYGLTESSPVISINGPGNNRIGTAGKPAPGVEVAIAPDGEIICRGDLVMQGYWKRPDATAETIRDGWLLTGDLGELDAEGYLKITGRKKELIVTAAGKNIAPVLLEALLTADPWIAQAMVIGDARNFLTALIVPNVENLRADQGASWQSLETAMENPAILEQYEQRIRQRLADVSRYEQVCKFRLVPRPFSIDTGELTPTLKLRRTNIARNFAAEIEGMYVKHDEIRNPNVE, encoded by the coding sequence ATGTACGACTACTCCACCCGCACCACGCTGCTCGACCTCTACGCCTCGCGGATCGCCGAGTCGGGGCCGCAGCGGGCCTTGTATTCCAAGCGCGACGGCGCGTATCAGGCCATCACTTGGGACGAGCTAGCGGCGGACGTGCGGCGCGTCGCGGCTGCGCTCGTGCAGTTGGGCGTGCGGTCGGGCGATCGGGTGATTCATCTGTCTCGCAATCGCTACGAGTGGATCGTCACGGATCTGGCGATTCAACTTGCTCGCGGCGTACAGGTGCCGGTCCACGCGCTATTAACCGGAGCGCAGATCGCCTACCAAATCGTGGATAGCGAAGCGGTGCTCGCCATCGTTTCCGGTCCCGATCAGGCGACCAAGCTAGCGCCGGAACAAGGGCATTTGGGCGATCGCGTTCGCTTCGTCAGTTATGACGCCTGCGAGGAATCGCTCGGCGGGCATCCTATTCCGCGACTCTGGGACCTGGCGGCCGAAGTCAACGACGCCGAAGCGCGGCGCATCGAGGCCGACGCCGTCGCTAAGACGCGGCCGGAAGATCTCACCACGATTCTCTACACCTCCGGCACCACGGGCGAGCCGAAGGGCGTAATGCTCAGCCAATGGAACCTGGCGTCGAACGTGCTGTCCACCTTGGCCGCGTTTCCGCCCGTCGAAGGGGATTTGAAACTCAACTGGCTGCCGCTCAGCCACATTTTCGCGCGGACCTGCGACTTGTATTTCTGGATCGCTGGCGGCACCGAGCTGGCGATCGGCGAGGGACCGGAGCAGGTACTCGCCAACTGCGCGGAGGTACGCCCCACGGTGCTGACCGCGGTGCCGTACTTCTATGAAAAAGTGATGCGCTACGTTACGGAGGGAGGCCGCGATCCGAGTCCCGAGGAACTGCGCAAACTCTTCGGCGGGCGGATGCGCTTCTGCTGCTCCGGCGGCGCGGCGTTGCCAGATCATGTCGCGCGGTTCTTCAACGAGCACGGCATCGAACTGGGACAGGGCTACGGCCTGACCGAATCGTCGCCGGTGATTTCCATCAATGGTCCCGGCAATAACCGGATTGGTACGGCAGGCAAGCCGGCGCCGGGCGTGGAAGTGGCGATCGCGCCCGACGGCGAGATTATCTGCCGCGGCGATCTGGTCATGCAGGGCTATTGGAAACGCCCCGACGCCACGGCCGAAACCATCCGCGACGGCTGGCTCCTGACCGGCGACTTGGGCGAGCTTGACGCCGAAGGGTATCTCAAAATTACCGGACGCAAGAAAGAACTGATCGTCACGGCCGCCGGCAAGAACATCGCGCCAGTGCTGCTCGAAGCGTTGCTCACGGCCGATCCCTGGATCGCACAAGCAATGGTGATTGGCGACGCGCGCAACTTTCTGACCGCGTTGATCGTCCCCAATGTTGAAAACCTGCGCGCCGATCAGGGGGCGTCCTGGCAGTCGTTGGAAACGGCAATGGAAAATCCGGCCATCCTGGAGCAGTACGAACAGCGCATCCGCCAGCGCTTGGCCGACGTCTCGCGTTATGAACAGGTCTGCAAGTTCCGCCTGGTTCCGCGCCCGTTCTCGATCGATACAGGCGAGCTCACCCCCACGCTCAAACTCCGCCGCACCAACATCGCGCGGAACTTCGCCGCGGAGATCGAGGGAATGTATGTGAAGCATGATGAAATTCGAAATCCGAACGTCGAATGA
- a CDS encoding LamG-like jellyroll fold domain-containing protein, translating to MFKKRVYILAAASATFGLNSVQATVSFGPGGSGVTVGNSSLIPTLDFSDTFTGFDNGGSNPARVYVAAVQGPDAYPLENTYGNPPTNFESFTTPGRGEFSFAADGPGMPGLVDGVPVYPGSSGGGSDTGFTQTGGGVDFGINYGIRTKYFVQADFVASGDRIDFTSAPAPGSIFQGNSLSIFIRGDGSGNASLYNGSLDTPIQASIPAFNTGLANDGRWHNYAVQFDQIGKTVEIFVDESSKGIIDLTTFAGGLYQNFSNAAVGAGAGLAAGQNRTWSDNFQVGGEGPRIEPDPNLPDPGNLASLPEGLVSHWDFDEAPGPVPGFKLNFAYDRQGDNDGSFQGGATRVPGIVGKGAAFFDNVNGSTVSVGNGGNADFTVSTGVSIEALIQTNWTPDAVDTHEEIFRKEDGANRILFSFQNDSLPTAFPPVPVGPALSLGLNIGDLYDELDMPLNIDIESLEGGVAGSGIIYLDDPGTPLGPNDVVLKDGNAHHAVATYDSVTSEKAIYIDGVKRWAYVIGAPGTLITSGGEAAGFIGSSTGTKVFNGVIDEVAFWNRSLTPAEIAEHYANVLDGKNYFGQTPPGGEPGDTDGDGDVDITDLNNVRNNFSGTGLGDTDGDNDVDITDLNNVRNNFGAGPAANSVPEPSTWALLSISGLATFLFARRKNKRGVE from the coding sequence ATGTTCAAAAAGCGCGTCTACATTCTCGCCGCCGCTTCCGCGACGTTCGGCCTGAATTCCGTCCAAGCCACCGTTTCCTTCGGTCCGGGCGGCAGTGGCGTCACGGTTGGCAATTCCTCGCTGATTCCCACGCTCGATTTCTCCGACACTTTCACGGGATTCGACAACGGTGGCAGCAACCCCGCCCGCGTCTATGTGGCCGCCGTTCAGGGGCCCGACGCCTATCCGCTGGAAAACACCTACGGCAATCCGCCGACCAATTTCGAAAGCTTCACCACCCCCGGTCGCGGCGAATTCAGCTTCGCGGCCGATGGTCCCGGCATGCCTGGCCTCGTCGACGGCGTGCCCGTTTACCCGGGCAGCAGCGGCGGCGGTAGCGACACCGGCTTCACGCAAACTGGAGGGGGCGTCGACTTCGGCATCAACTACGGCATCCGCACCAAGTATTTCGTCCAGGCGGATTTCGTCGCCTCGGGAGATCGGATCGATTTCACCTCCGCTCCCGCCCCAGGCAGCATCTTCCAAGGCAACAGCCTGTCGATCTTCATCCGCGGCGACGGCTCCGGCAACGCCAGCCTCTACAACGGCTCGCTGGATACGCCGATCCAAGCTTCCATTCCCGCCTTCAACACCGGCCTCGCCAATGATGGTCGTTGGCACAATTACGCGGTCCAATTCGATCAAATCGGTAAGACGGTCGAAATCTTCGTCGATGAAAGCTCGAAAGGCATCATCGACCTCACGACGTTCGCCGGTGGTCTGTATCAGAACTTCTCCAACGCCGCCGTTGGCGCTGGTGCTGGTCTCGCCGCCGGGCAAAATCGCACCTGGAGCGACAACTTCCAAGTCGGCGGCGAAGGACCGAGAATCGAACCCGATCCGAATCTCCCAGACCCGGGCAATCTCGCCAGCTTGCCGGAAGGCCTGGTTTCACATTGGGATTTCGATGAAGCTCCAGGCCCCGTCCCCGGTTTCAAGCTGAACTTTGCGTACGATCGTCAGGGGGACAACGACGGCTCCTTCCAAGGCGGCGCAACGCGCGTGCCGGGCATCGTCGGCAAGGGGGCGGCGTTCTTCGATAACGTCAACGGCAGCACGGTCAGCGTCGGCAATGGCGGCAATGCGGACTTCACGGTCTCGACCGGCGTCTCGATTGAAGCCCTCATTCAGACCAATTGGACTCCCGATGCCGTGGACACCCATGAGGAGATCTTCCGCAAAGAAGATGGCGCTAACCGCATCCTCTTTTCGTTCCAGAACGATTCCTTGCCGACGGCCTTCCCGCCGGTCCCGGTCGGTCCGGCCCTTTCGCTCGGGCTCAACATCGGGGATCTGTACGATGAGCTCGATATGCCGCTCAATATCGACATCGAATCGCTGGAGGGCGGCGTCGCCGGTTCCGGGATCATTTACCTCGACGACCCCGGCACTCCGCTCGGCCCGAACGACGTAGTCCTCAAGGACGGCAATGCCCATCACGCCGTCGCCACCTACGATAGCGTCACCTCCGAAAAAGCCATCTACATCGATGGCGTGAAGCGTTGGGCGTACGTGATCGGCGCGCCTGGCACCCTCATCACGTCCGGCGGCGAGGCAGCCGGTTTCATCGGGTCGTCGACGGGCACGAAAGTGTTCAACGGCGTCATCGACGAAGTCGCCTTCTGGAATCGCAGCCTGACGCCGGCGGAAATCGCCGAGCATTACGCCAACGTGCTGGATGGCAAGAACTACTTCGGCCAGACGCCGCCAGGCGGCGAACCGGGCGACACGGACGGCGACGGCGATGTCGATATCACGGACTTGAACAACGTCCGCAACAACTTCAGCGGCACTGGTCTCGGCGATACCGACGGCGACAACGACGTCGACATCACCGACCTCAACAACGTCCGCAACAACTTCGGCGCAGGCCCTGCCGCGAACAGCGTCCCGGAACCCTCGACCTGGGCGTTGCTCTCGATCTCCGGCCTGGCCACGTTTCTCTTCGCTCGCCGCAAAAATAAACGCGGCGTAGAGTAG
- a CDS encoding Cof-type HAD-IIB family hydrolase, which produces MALNYRLLALDIDGTLVNSRNELTERTREALLEASAAGIRIVLATGRRYSRALPLVAPLGIEAPVVTASGALIKRASDHQTLYRARFDGDLLTRLLGIADRAGYSALLYGDTFADGFDYYCASTEVEHPLARDFFSRNVNCHRLWPELMSAPPAGIFAGCCIGARDEMLALHERFTSELPGELYTHVLRSPKYLGFMCEIAPHGVTKWSGVLKLADEWGIAAEEICAVGDDVNDLPMIEGAGLGVAMGNALPEVQAAADRIAPGHDEDGLVRVVEWVLGGV; this is translated from the coding sequence ATGGCTTTGAATTACCGGTTGTTGGCGTTGGATATTGACGGGACGTTGGTCAACAGCCGGAATGAGCTGACGGAGCGGACGCGCGAGGCGTTGCTCGAAGCGAGCGCGGCAGGGATTCGCATCGTCCTGGCGACGGGGCGGCGATACAGCAGGGCGTTGCCTTTGGTGGCGCCATTGGGGATCGAAGCCCCAGTCGTGACGGCCAGCGGGGCGCTGATCAAACGGGCCAGCGATCACCAGACGTTGTATCGCGCGCGGTTCGACGGCGATTTATTGACGCGGCTGTTAGGGATTGCCGATCGCGCGGGGTATTCGGCGCTCTTGTACGGCGACACGTTCGCCGATGGCTTCGACTACTACTGCGCGTCGACCGAGGTCGAGCACCCGTTGGCGCGGGATTTCTTTTCGCGCAATGTGAACTGTCATCGGCTCTGGCCGGAGCTAATGAGCGCCCCGCCGGCGGGCATTTTCGCGGGCTGTTGCATTGGCGCCCGCGACGAGATGCTGGCGCTGCATGAGCGGTTCACGAGCGAGCTGCCGGGGGAACTCTATACGCACGTGCTGCGCAGCCCGAAGTATCTGGGGTTTATGTGCGAGATTGCCCCGCACGGGGTGACGAAGTGGTCCGGGGTGTTAAAGCTTGCGGACGAGTGGGGCATTGCCGCAGAGGAGATTTGCGCGGTTGGGGACGACGTCAACGATCTACCGATGATCGAAGGGGCGGGTTTGGGCGTCGCGATGGGAAACGCATTGCCGGAAGTGCAGGCCGCGGCGGACCGGATCGCCCCGGGGCATGACGAGGACGGGTTGGTGCGGGTGGTGGAATGGGTTTTAGGGGGAGTTTGA
- a CDS encoding aminotransferase class I/II-fold pyridoxal phosphate-dependent enzyme — protein sequence MSSEPENERPIDQTKPFAIKVADRVHRLPPYLFARINGLLYQKRRSGIDVIDLGMGNPSDPPQELVIEKLAEAARDPDNHGYTHATGILNLRREIAAKYFKKYGARLDPETETLVSMGSKDAFSHLILALIGPGDTAIVPAPSYPAHVYAVVLAGGNVMPLEIADPKQYLANIADACEHVYPKPKVVVANFPHNPSAVTIEPDFWLELVKLSRRYGFMVISDSAYADLGFDGYVPPSFLAAPGAKDVGVELTTMSKGYNMAGWRVGFCCGNSEMIRALATTKAYYDYGMFKPIQIAAIMALRHTDAAVEAQAKIYQSRRDVLVQGLRRLGWDITEPRAGMFVWAKVPKVYLAKMDTMGFAMKLLEEANVAVSPGSGFGQAGEGYLRLAMVENENRLRQAVRQIGRCLGQVSDAEADNALAAPSV from the coding sequence ATGAGTTCCGAGCCTGAAAACGAGCGTCCCATCGATCAGACTAAGCCGTTTGCGATCAAAGTTGCGGACCGGGTCCACCGGTTGCCGCCGTACCTGTTTGCGCGGATCAACGGACTCTTGTACCAGAAGCGGCGTTCGGGAATCGACGTGATCGATTTGGGGATGGGAAACCCCTCGGATCCGCCGCAGGAGCTGGTGATCGAGAAGCTGGCCGAAGCGGCCCGCGACCCGGACAACCACGGGTATACGCACGCGACGGGGATCCTCAATCTGCGCCGGGAGATCGCCGCCAAGTACTTCAAGAAGTATGGCGCGCGGCTCGATCCGGAGACGGAAACCCTCGTCAGCATGGGCTCAAAGGACGCGTTCAGCCATTTAATTTTGGCGCTGATCGGTCCGGGCGATACGGCGATCGTGCCCGCGCCATCGTATCCGGCGCATGTCTATGCGGTGGTGTTGGCCGGCGGGAACGTGATGCCGCTCGAGATCGCGGATCCAAAGCAGTATCTGGCGAACATCGCCGACGCCTGCGAACACGTGTATCCGAAACCGAAGGTGGTCGTGGCGAACTTTCCGCACAACCCGTCGGCGGTCACGATCGAGCCGGACTTCTGGCTGGAGTTGGTGAAGCTCTCGCGGCGTTACGGCTTCATGGTGATCAGCGATTCGGCCTACGCCGATCTCGGCTTCGACGGCTACGTGCCGCCGAGTTTTCTGGCGGCCCCGGGCGCGAAGGACGTCGGCGTCGAGTTGACGACGATGAGCAAGGGCTACAACATGGCCGGCTGGCGCGTCGGCTTCTGTTGCGGCAACAGCGAGATGATCCGCGCGCTGGCCACGACCAAGGCCTACTACGACTACGGCATGTTCAAGCCGATCCAGATCGCCGCGATCATGGCGCTGCGACATACCGACGCCGCGGTCGAGGCGCAGGCGAAGATCTATCAAAGCCGCCGCGACGTATTGGTGCAGGGCCTACGCCGCCTGGGCTGGGACATCACCGAGCCGCGCGCGGGCATGTTCGTTTGGGCCAAAGTGCCGAAGGTCTACCTGGCCAAGATGGACACGATGGGGTTCGCGATGAAGTTGCTGGAAGAGGCCAACGTGGCGGTCAGCCCGGGCTCGGGATTCGGCCAGGCGGGGGAAGGATACTTGCGGCTCGCGATGGTGGAGAACGAGAATCGTTTGCGCCAAGCGGTGCGCCAGATTGGACGATGCCTGGGGCAGGTTTCCGATGCCGAAGCGGATAACGCCCTGGCGGCGCCTTCGGTGTAG
- a CDS encoding VOC family protein, which produces MKLNHLNLTVIDPIATHDFLIKYFGLASMGKPNDSISFLTDENGMVLSLTNMKLGKETAVKYPVTFHIGFIQESEARVNEINAQLKADGFDVPPPSKQHGSWTFYFQAPGEFTIEVLS; this is translated from the coding sequence ATGAAGCTCAATCATCTCAACCTCACGGTCATTGATCCCATCGCGACGCATGATTTCCTGATCAAGTATTTCGGCCTCGCTTCGATGGGAAAGCCGAATGACTCGATTTCGTTTCTGACTGACGAAAACGGGATGGTGTTGTCGCTCACGAACATGAAGCTCGGCAAGGAAACCGCGGTGAAGTATCCGGTGACCTTTCACATCGGCTTCATCCAGGAATCAGAAGCGCGCGTCAACGAGATCAACGCCCAACTCAAAGCGGACGGATTCGACGTGCCGCCGCCATCGAAGCAGCATGGGTCGTGGACGTTCTACTTTCAAGCGCCGGGCGAGTTCACGATCGAAGTGCTGAGCTAA
- a CDS encoding thioredoxin family protein: MTLFRGLVGALLLGTVASVLACSRAVAQDEGWTANMASAMEQAKSENKDLLIDFTGSDWCEFCIVLKDEVFSQTSFQQEAPKHFVLVELDFPNDTSQLSEATQKQNNTWREKFEVTGFPSIYLTDATGRPYAVTGYEKGGADKYLAHLEGLRKIREQRDAGLDAAAKTTGIERAKHLDAALTAVGDELTVKFYLPELEEILTLDGANEAGLKQKYTQWLNNAKFDKAFFVLKQEFSPQSAPQAIKLLDEMLAKFTPDAKRALEAKLFRADIYGAMGRMDEMLALIDELLPEESFEPAQRVNLGLVKVSLLRKAGKNDEAIAFFDEVISLAGDDNFLKAQVIYFKGRVLSLTGKNEEALKLYDEAIATSDDKTFKAEVEKAKLQLKLAPGRISAGKSE, encoded by the coding sequence ATGACGTTGTTTCGCGGCCTCGTCGGGGCCTTGCTGTTGGGAACGGTCGCCTCGGTTCTGGCCTGTTCGAGGGCCGTCGCGCAGGACGAAGGTTGGACGGCCAACATGGCCTCCGCCATGGAACAGGCGAAGTCGGAAAACAAGGACTTGCTGATCGACTTCACGGGCTCGGACTGGTGTGAATTCTGCATCGTGCTCAAGGACGAAGTCTTCAGCCAGACGTCGTTCCAACAGGAGGCGCCGAAGCATTTCGTCCTGGTGGAGTTGGATTTCCCTAACGACACTTCGCAACTGAGCGAAGCGACGCAAAAGCAAAACAACACGTGGCGCGAGAAATTCGAAGTCACGGGATTCCCGTCGATCTATCTCACCGACGCCACGGGTCGCCCCTACGCGGTGACCGGCTATGAGAAGGGGGGCGCGGACAAATACCTGGCTCATCTGGAAGGACTGCGCAAGATTCGCGAGCAACGGGATGCCGGGCTCGACGCCGCGGCCAAGACAACGGGCATCGAGCGCGCCAAGCATCTCGACGCGGCGCTCACGGCCGTCGGCGATGAATTGACGGTAAAATTCTATCTGCCCGAACTCGAAGAAATCCTGACGCTCGACGGCGCGAATGAAGCCGGCCTGAAGCAGAAGTACACGCAATGGCTGAACAATGCCAAATTTGACAAAGCCTTCTTCGTCTTGAAGCAGGAGTTCTCCCCGCAAAGCGCGCCCCAGGCGATCAAACTGTTGGACGAAATGCTCGCCAAGTTCACGCCCGATGCCAAGCGGGCGCTGGAAGCCAAGCTGTTCCGCGCCGATATCTACGGCGCGATGGGCCGCATGGACGAGATGCTGGCGCTCATCGATGAGCTCTTGCCCGAAGAGAGCTTCGAACCGGCCCAGCGCGTGAATCTCGGCCTGGTGAAGGTGAGCCTGCTCCGCAAGGCCGGCAAGAACGACGAAGCCATCGCCTTCTTCGACGAAGTCATCTCCCTCGCCGGCGACGACAACTTCCTCAAAGCCCAGGTGATCTACTTCAAAGGCCGCGTCCTCTCGCTCACCGGCAAGAACGAGGAAGCGCTGAAGCTCTACGACGAAGCCATCGCCACTTCGGACGACAAGACCTTCAAGGCCGAAGTCGAAAAAGCCAAGCTCCAACTCAAGCTCGCCCCGGGCAGAATCTCCGCCGGCAAGAGCGAATAG
- a CDS encoding acyltransferase, with translation MSRVASTFSCRQYFSFEAVPGSIAALDGLRGIAILLVLFRHGVRPFYDSREAAIGGFGWDLMTPMVNGWAGVDLFFVLSGFLVSHHILKRWSAEFRFGELRDYLVKRILRIVPAYYAWLFVVAGGLLPFYRVPASVVREQLWVHLLFLQDYVPSRIVVAFWSLGVEEKFYLSIPLLIVPVARMKSPARRAALIALMTLVPLGLRALTYARHGAFEGYEDCFWTMRSPFHLALDSLLVGSLCAFLVRDRQAFGWLNRPETPRRLLLAGTALVAALIGFKPLLNEINGFSSTLLFSLLAWGFGAVLLGLVLEPKRERPLLGSRAMLVLSKLSYSLYLVHMCFIGVTLSAVRTLPGFDNLPRGLQFLIYFPVFAVVSMLAAMALHFAVEKPFLVIKDSYGAALPRRAKVGV, from the coding sequence ATGTCACGCGTTGCTTCAACTTTCTCGTGCCGGCAATACTTCAGCTTCGAAGCTGTCCCTGGGAGCATCGCGGCGCTCGATGGCTTGCGCGGAATCGCGATCTTGCTGGTGTTGTTCCGGCATGGTGTGCGGCCGTTTTATGATTCGCGCGAGGCGGCGATTGGCGGGTTTGGCTGGGATTTGATGACGCCAATGGTGAATGGCTGGGCGGGCGTCGATCTCTTTTTTGTGCTGAGCGGGTTTCTGGTCTCGCACCATATCCTGAAACGCTGGAGCGCGGAGTTTCGCTTCGGCGAATTGCGCGACTATCTCGTCAAACGCATTTTGCGAATCGTGCCCGCGTACTATGCCTGGCTATTCGTCGTGGCGGGCGGTCTGTTGCCATTTTATCGCGTGCCGGCCAGCGTAGTGCGCGAGCAGCTTTGGGTTCACCTGCTGTTTTTGCAGGACTATGTGCCGAGCCGGATCGTCGTGGCCTTCTGGTCGCTGGGCGTGGAAGAGAAGTTCTATCTTTCGATTCCGCTGTTGATTGTCCCTGTGGCGAGAATGAAATCGCCGGCGCGGCGGGCGGCGCTGATCGCGCTCATGACGCTGGTTCCGCTGGGGCTGCGGGCGTTGACCTACGCGCGGCACGGTGCGTTCGAGGGCTACGAAGATTGCTTCTGGACGATGCGCAGCCCGTTTCACTTGGCGTTGGATTCGCTGCTGGTGGGCTCGCTGTGCGCATTTCTGGTGCGCGATCGCCAGGCGTTCGGCTGGCTAAATCGTCCGGAGACTCCGCGCCGGTTGTTGCTGGCGGGAACGGCTCTGGTCGCCGCGCTGATTGGATTCAAGCCGTTGTTGAACGAGATCAACGGGTTCAGCAGCACGCTGTTGTTCAGTCTACTGGCCTGGGGCTTCGGCGCAGTGCTGCTGGGGCTGGTCTTGGAACCCAAACGCGAGCGGCCGCTGCTCGGATCGCGCGCGATGTTGGTGCTGTCGAAACTCTCGTACAGCCTGTACCTCGTCCACATGTGCTTCATCGGCGTCACGCTGTCCGCAGTGCGGACATTACCAGGCTTCGACAACCTACCGCGCGGCCTGCAGTTCCTAATCTATTTCCCGGTGTTCGCGGTGGTCTCGATGCTGGCAGCCATGGCCCTGCACTTCGCGGTGGAGAAGCCGTTTCTTGTGATCAAAGATTCGTACGGGGCGGCACTTCCAAGGCGAGCAAAAGTCGGAGTTTGA
- a CDS encoding alpha/beta hydrolase: MWSFENYLVFRPSAYAAADPRWQPRDLVYEDVEIPSSDDVTLHGWFAPVDSPRATLLLLHGNGGNIRGLADELRILQQRLGVAALAIDYRGYGKSTGSPSEAGILADARAARKWLAERSGQREPDIVLWGFSMGGGVAVDLAAEDGARGLVLQSTFTSLPDAAAEHYPWLPVRWLMRNRLDSASKIARYRGPLLQSHGDADEVVPCHLGQQLHALANSPKRFLEIPGGDHNDLPEELFYAALDEFIAGLE; encoded by the coding sequence ATGTGGAGTTTCGAAAACTATCTCGTTTTCCGGCCTTCGGCCTATGCCGCCGCAGATCCGCGCTGGCAGCCCCGCGATTTGGTTTACGAGGACGTGGAAATCCCATCATCCGACGATGTGACGCTACACGGCTGGTTCGCGCCTGTCGATTCGCCCCGCGCCACACTCTTGTTGCTCCACGGCAACGGCGGCAACATCCGCGGGTTGGCGGACGAATTGCGCATTTTGCAACAGCGCCTCGGCGTGGCGGCGCTCGCCATCGACTATCGCGGCTATGGCAAGAGCACCGGTTCACCCAGTGAAGCCGGCATCCTCGCCGATGCCCGGGCAGCGCGGAAATGGCTCGCCGAGCGCAGCGGGCAGCGCGAACCGGACATCGTCCTCTGGGGATTCTCGATGGGGGGCGGCGTCGCGGTCGATCTCGCCGCTGAGGACGGCGCCCGCGGCTTGGTCCTGCAAAGCACGTTTACTTCGCTCCCCGACGCTGCCGCTGAGCATTACCCCTGGCTGCCCGTTCGCTGGCTGATGCGCAATCGCCTCGACTCGGCGAGCAAAATCGCTCGCTATCGAGGTCCGCTCCTGCAAAGCCACGGCGACGCCGACGAGGTCGTCCCCTGCCACCTCGGCCAACAACTCCACGCCCTGGCGAACAGCCCCAAGCGCTTCCTGGAAATCCCCGGCGGGGACCATAATGATCTGCCGGAGGAGTTGTTTTACGCGGCGCTAGATGAGTTCATTGCAGGGTTGGAATGA